CCGTGTACGCCATCGACCCGGGAGCCGCCGCTAGGACCGTGCAGATCGAGCCGGACGTCAGCAAGCGGCGCCATAGCCGCCTGCGGTGCGTTAGCCATTGTATCGCCTGCGTCATCGCCTGTGGTCTGCTGGGAAGCATGATGGTCAAACCGGCCCTCGGGGCCGCGCCCGACGAAAAAGTCGGTCCGCAGCCTGCCGCGAGCGCTTGGCCTCAATGGCGTGGACCGATGGGGCGCGCCGTGCTGACGGATACCGCCTTGCCGGCGCCGTGGCCTGCGCAACCTCTGAGGGAAGTCTGGCACGCGCGGCTCGGCACTGGCTGGTCAAGTCCCGTAGTGGTTGACGGTCGTGTATTCATCACCGACCGGCAGGGAGCAGTCGAGCGCGTGCTGGCCTTCGATGCCGACAGTGGCCGTGAGCTATGGCAAAAGTCACACGCCGTGGACTTCGATCCGCACCCGGTAGGTCGGCGGCATGGCAACGGTCCGAAAGCGACACCGCTGGTGAGCAACGGCAAAGTTTACGCCGTGGGGATTGCGGGTCGACTCGATTGCCTGCGCGCCGCCGATGGCGAGATCGTGTGGCAGCTCGACTATCCCGCGCAATTCGGCGCGCGCCAGACTCTGCCTGGGGGGCGCGCCCGCGTTAATGGTACCGAGAATGTCATCGTGCCAGTCGGAAAGGGGCAGGGGGCGCCCGTGCCGCTGTTTGGCTACACGGGATCTCCGACCATCAGCGGCGAACTTTTGATCACGCCGGTCGGCGGTCAGAACGCCGGCACGATCGTAGCTTTTCAGCGGGATACGGGTCGCGTGGCCTGGAAGACACTCGACGAGAATGTCTCCTACTCGTCCCCGGTGGTTGCCGAGATTGGCGGTAAGACGCAAGTCGTGGCAATGACGGGACCGCGCGTAGTGGGTTTGGACGCTGCCGACGGCGCGCTGCTGTGGAGTCATCCGTTCCAGGTGCAATACGACGAGAGCATCAGCACGCCGGCGATTGCCGGCGATACGGTGCTGGTCACGGCCACCGGGCGGCCGCTGACCG
This region of Pirellulales bacterium genomic DNA includes:
- a CDS encoding PQQ-binding-like beta-propeller repeat protein, with the translated sequence MNIIYRSSLRGVCRILPRGSWQHSVYAIDPGAAARTVQIEPDVSKRRHSRLRCVSHCIACVIACGLLGSMMVKPALGAAPDEKVGPQPAASAWPQWRGPMGRAVLTDTALPAPWPAQPLREVWHARLGTGWSSPVVVDGRVFITDRQGAVERVLAFDADSGRELWQKSHAVDFDPHPVGRRHGNGPKATPLVSNGKVYAVGIAGRLDCLRAADGEIVWQLDYPAQFGARQTLPGGRARVNGTENVIVPVGKGQGAPVPLFGYTGSPTISGELLITPVGGQNAGTIVAFQRDTGRVAWKTLDENVSYSSPVVAEIGGKTQVVAMTGPRVVGLDAADGALLWSHPFQVQYDESISTPAIAGDTVLVTATGRPLTALRISRDGNKYKKQVAWTNEILSSYLSSMVTSGEHVYGMNDGGEFSCLRLSDGKILWTGGNHGYYCSPILAGRRLLALNERGSLAVLAADPAGYQELGASQLATGETWTMPAIVGSRIYVRSGDGLACFDLQR